The segment TAATTCTTCAAGCCCCTTTTCATCGATATAATAGTTCCCTTCAGCATGAGCAATAGGTATCTTCAATACTTCACCTGTCGTATAATAAGACGTAAAAGGTGAATTTATATACTCAACGGTGATGTTGACATATTTACATATAAACTTTAAGTTCCGATTCCTGATAAGTGCCCCTGGTAGAAGCCCTGATTCAGTTAATATTTGAAAGCCGTTGCAAATACCGATGACAAGACCGCCATTTTCTGCAAAATCTATTATGGAATCCATGATAGGAGATTTACTCGCTATCGCCCCACATCTTAAGTAATCCCCAAAAGAAAAACCACCAGGTAAAACAATCAAATCATATTTCTTCAGTTTTTTATCTTTATGCCATATAAAAGATGTATCAAAACCCACAATCTCTTTTAATACATAATAGCAGTCATGATCACAATTTGACCCTGGAAAAACAACAACTCCTGCTTTCATCATTTTTCACTCACATAGTTTATGGTATATTCTTCTATGATAGGGTTTACGAGTAACTTTTCGGTGAGCTCTTTTATTTTGTCATCATATTTTCTTACTTTATCGAATTCTATTTCAATCACTTTACCCACTCTGACATCTTTGACAAAGTCATACCCAAGTTTTGATAAAGATCCCAGCACAGCCTGTCCTTGAGGATCCAGCACAACATCTTTTAATTTAACAGTTACAATAGCTTTCATACAATCTCTCCTGAAGTTAGATAGTAGTTATTTCTAAACTGATAAATAGTGATAATACTAAAATATGAAAAACATATCAAGCAAAACTTTAAGAAATAACGTATAACAATTACATAATTTCTTTTGATTTTAGAAATCTATAAAGAGACCTTATACCAAAACCACTACCACCTTCACCATAAACAGGATGATTATCCTCCATAAAAGCAGTACCGGCTATATCAAAATGAATCCAGGGGGTGTCTTCAACGAAATTTTCCAAAAATAAAGCACCCATTATTGCACCAGCCTCGGTCCTTTTTTTAGATATATTCTGTAGATCTGCATTTTTACTTTTCAGCCTTTCCCTGTAATTTTTGTGTAAAGGTAATCTTACTATATGCTCTCCATTTTCCCGGAAGAAACTGTAAACTTCTTCATAGATATTGTCATTATTACTAAAACAGCCAGCTATGTCAGATCCTAAAGCAACTACACAGGCTCCGGTAAGGGTAGCCATATCTATAATAATATCAGGCTTCTCTTTAACTGCAAAAGAAATGGCATCCGCCAGTATAAGTCGTCCTTCTGCATCTGTATTTAAAATTTCCACTGTTTTGCCGCTGTAAGATTTTATAATATCTCCAGGACGGTATGCTGTTTGACCAATTGTATTCTCTGCTAAAGGTATATAAAAAGTGGCATTTAGTTTCAGTCCACTTTCAGATACTACCTTCGCAAGTGCCAATATGTTAGCCGCTCCTGACATGTCAGATTTCATAGTCTCTATGCTACCTGTGGGTTTTAGATTGGTACCGCCAGAATCGAAAGTAATTCCTTTACCAACAAAAGCATATTTTTTATTTACTCTTTCATCACCTGAATACTCAATCACCAAAAATCGTGGTCTATTCTCACTTCCCTTCCCCACAGTGTAGAGAAGATTCATACCTGAATCTTTTATTTCAAACTCATCAAAAATCTTTATTTTAAGATTCTTATTCAGCTCAGTCGTTGCGATTTCACAAAACCTTTGGGGTGTTAATTCATTTGGTGGCATATTTATAAGATCTCTTGCCAGAAAGATAGATTTATATAATGCATTAATTTCACCTATCTTTTCTGTATTGAAATAATTTTTCAATTTAACTCTATCATCCATATAGACTATTAATTCTTTCTTCTCATCTCTTTTGGATTTATAAATATCAAAATTGTAGTAGCCAAAAAGCATCCCTTCTAAGAAAAGCTCTGTTTTATTAAAACTGTTACTATTTCTCCCTTCAATAGGGGATAAGAATATAGAATCTATCTCTTTTTTATCGATATGTTTCATCACTTTATGACCTAATTCTAAAAAGGTCGAATTACTATCAACTTTTTCTGGTAATGATACGATGAAGATATTTTCGAGTCGATTATTATTAAAGATAGAATACTTCTTGACCTCCCCACCTTCAAATTGCTCACTTTGAAGTATATTTAGAATGGCTTTATTCAACTTTCCATTGATATTTTGAGAATAACCTTCTTTAATTAAAGGTATAATGTAGTTTTTAACTTCTTTACTCTTTTGAAAAATAATTTTAATCATAACTACCTCATGTTATTGTTTATCAATCTCCTTTAAAAGACTCAGGCTATCCTCCGCCAGAGCTGATTTTGGATATTTATCCAGCAGTTTTTTTAGATTCTCCCTTCCTTCCTTGTAATTTTTTTGTTCTATATTGTCAAGTGCAGTTTTAAATAACCCAATCTCTTCATCTGACACCTCATCCTTCCCCGCCCAATAAAGCTCATCTTTATTGACCTGCTCTGCTGCTTTAGCTCCCGCTACAGCTGTTTTATTGGACTCTTTGTTACCTTTTATCTTTTCAAGGTTATTCAATTTAGCCTTTGATTTGCTAACAAGCTCTGTTGTTTCAGCAAAGCTCACGATTGCAAAACAAGATAATAAGGTCACTAAAAAAAGAATTTTTTTAAACATACCACACCCCTTCTATTTGGTAATTTCAGATATCTTCTTTCTCCATGTATCAGCATTTTTTTTGTCCATCATCTTTTCATAAGCAGTTATGATATTGTAGATGTACAAATGACTTCCAGACATTTCATATGCTTTCTTATAATACTCTATAGCCTCATTGTATTTTTTATTGTAAAACATAATATTACCAGCATCATTGAAAAACTGAGGTGATTTATACCCAGCATTTACTAAAAGATTTATGACATGCAAAGCATCATCGTGGAGGGAATTTAAAAACAATCTATAAAGAGTATTCTCAGGTCTATATTCATGATTTTTAATATTTTGCAGTAATGTGTTGTCCCTTAATTTTATTATCTCAGTATAGGAGGTAATAAAATTCGAAGCAAAATTATATGGAAGAGAAATGTTAAGCTTCTCCGGCTCAAATGTTGGAGGTTTATAAATTTCCCACCCTTTATCCGTGAAGATTATGTTTAATCCTTTATTATAATTAGATCTATACAAATTCAAACCCTGTTTCCAGGAATCCAGGAAACTAACATTGATTAAAGTTGTTTCCAATGGTATATATAATCTGCCATTTAGTTCTATAAAGTCTTCCTTTTTCAGACCGTAATTAATAATTTCACTGGCGTTAATACCACTGTCAAACATCAAAAATATGTGACCAGGTATATCTATAAAAGCTGTTTTTATTCCCAGACTTTCGAAAAGTGAAGAGAGAAGAGCCACAAGGTCGTCACAATCTCCAGTCTTTCTCTTTAAAGTGTCTGTGGGGTATTGAACATAATCCACCGCTTCAGCATTTCCTGAAATGGTAGAATAAGGGCTATTGGGATCCTGTTGATATTTTATCCCATAACTCTTCAAAAACTCAAATACTCCTAACCCAATTGAGATATTATTATTAATCCCTTTTTTGGGTATATTATTGATTATGATTCTACTTATATCTAAAATATTTGGATCTCTTGGGGTAATAAATGTGGATAGTTTACGCTTATCATCCCAGACCAACGCATTTTTTTCGAAAAGGTTTAATACTGCAGTAGTTTTTGTGTCATTCAGACTTCCATCCACCACATATTTTAATCTAATTTCAGCCTGAATTTTCGTATTTTCAGTAAGATCAAGAAGCTTATTGTTAAAAACAGCCATAACTTTTGCCACCGCTATTTTACCAGGGTCGATATTTTCTATACTATTCTCCGTTGGAAAGTCCATGAAACCTTTTACAAAAATTGAATATTTTAAATTACTGATCTGCTTACCGGTATTGTTTTTTATAGAAATTTCTAAGATTGGATTTTCAGCATATGATTTGTATTGGTTTACAAACACATTATATGATTTTAAAATGGATACAACAACTGGCTCTTCTGTTTTCTCACTTACATACTTAGCCTTTGCTTTAATTCTATGTTCGTCACTGTAAACATCCCTTTCAAAAGATAAAAGAGATCTTTCAAACTTATTGGACAATTTACTAAAAGCATCTTTAAGTGAATCTTTTTTCCCTTCCTCTTCATTTATGTGGAACGATGAACCACCTTCTGAGAATACAGAGTAATCTTTTTCCAGAAATACATTCACCAGTTTTATTTCGATATTACTACTAAATAATATCAAATTATTACCTAATTTACTTGGGAGTTGTTTTGTATCTGATTTTAACATAATCAGTAGATCTGCCATATTTTCTTTAGCTTTTGAGTAATAATTGGTAATATCACATATATCAGGCTTTAATTCCACAAGTTCAAACTTATGTTTTCTTATTATTTTTCTAATCTCATCAGTTACGTAGTTAATATGACAGTTGACAAGAGCTATTTTAGTTTCTTTATTTTCTTTTCCAATAATACCATAAGTCTTCAAATCATCTATTATTGATTGACGATCAATTGCATAAATAAAGTAAATAGACGTACTTACATCAGTCGATCTTTTCAAAATCTGGTAAGCCACAGGGATATATTTAGATGCATTCACAACAATCTTATTCTCAATCTCCTTTAACATCTGTTTATCAAAACTATCAGTAGAAAGAAATTCATCTAAAAAGTCCCTTAGAGCTTTCACCTGAAGTCTTTTTATAAGCAACAGATCCTGCTGTTCAGATTCTTGTAAAGATGGAACTTTTATGTCCGTTACTTTAATCAAGAAATTAGAATTTTTACCTTTTTTATGGTAATCATTCAAAATCTCTTTAAATTTCAATTCAGATTTTTCAAGATAAGGTAGACTCTTTTCGTAAGAAACATATTTACTATAGACGTAAGCAAGAAATTCATAATTTTTAATATCTTCCCCTTTGGCGATTAATTCCAATTTAATCAGATTTTTTTTAATTTCTTCCACATCGTTTTTTTCTTTGGCTTTTATAATTTCAAACTTTATGTCATCAATTGAAGTTGATTTTAATTCTTTAAGAGATAGATTTAGTGGTATTATTTTAAATATATCAACATTACTATTTATAGACGTTATAAAATCGAATAGGTTTTTTGCCATAGCCTCTTCTATTTGTACTTCATCAATGACTAATTTAGATTTACTCTCTAAATAATATCTGTTTTTGTAAAACATAAAACCTTTTTCAGAAATTTTACCGCTTAGATAATTAACAGCGAGATCATTATTCACGAAAGTATATTTTCCTTTGAGGGTGCCATCTTTTAAAACCAGTCCTGTTTTACTATTCTTTATTGTGACTTGTTCTGCATCAACAATACCATTTCTCTCCACAACAAGTCCATTTTCAAAATTTGAAATCTCCACCTCACCTAAGGAGACTCCACTATTTGAAACCACAAACTCAGAACCACCTTCGATAACAAAATTATTCCCAATTAAAGCATTATCACCGGCATCTGAAACGATTAGTCGAAAATTAGACCCTTTAATAGTTATTGGATCTTTTTTATTTCCATTGAGCTTAAAAGAACCATTAATCTTTAATTCTGTATTATTATCAAACACTATTAAAACACCAGGTTCAACTACAACCTCAATCCCTTTTGATATGAATAGATTACCGCGAACAACATATGGGCTTGCATCTTTATAAAAAACAGTATTCTCGACTATGCTACCAGATATATCCGTAGGTCCCTTTTTTACATAGTAAAACTTGATTTCAGATGGTTTGCTAAGATTTCCTGCCGTATCACGTGCAAAAACCCTGTAATAGTAAGTTTTACCAATTACGGCTGTATCATCAAAATACTCGTTCACTTGAGTGATACCTAAATCAACAAAATCACCACTTTCACTTCTTTGGATGAAATAATCCTTAACATCATCCATCTTTTCCCAACTTAGCCTTACTTTATCCTTGAGCCCTTCAGCAATAAGGGAAGAAACCTCCTTAGGGGGTATTGAGTCTAATTCAATAGGATGAAAAACTGGATATGTTGTCTCAAGCTTGGTTTTTGGACTGAACAAAACTACTTTCATCAGCTTATTTTTACCATTATCACCTTCATTAACGATATATTTACCAACGTAGTTGCCTGGTTCAATTTCCGTAAGAGGGATATCTTTTGCAATATCTGGGATCTCAAATTTAGCCAGACATCCTGGCTCCCCCTTCACTGCCACAAGAATTTCTGCACCAAGCCTGAATGGAGAGTCTTTTGCATTGGTAATTACGGAAAAAACAACAGGGGGTTTTCTCACAACAGAAACCTTTGGTTCCGGAATAGTTTTGGCCATCTCTCTAAAAAGCTTATCCATAAGAGATATCTTTACAGTATCTCTCAAGACTAAAGCAGAGGATATTGCGGTGGAAATGGCCCCCCATGGTGAAAGAGGAACACCACCACTTCTTTCTGCAACGGAATCTTCCTTCTCCCAAACAACCTCCCCTTTCTCCGATGAAACTAAACGTGCTTTGACTTTTATGGATAAACTACCATAAACACCAGCATAAACTTTTTCAATTCCCAAAACTTCCACATAAAAAAGTCCATCCACCCCTAATTTATTAGCCAAAGTGATATTGTCTAAGTCGGACCATTTTTTACCAGTTTCTTTTTCAATAATGGCAATCTTTTCGTCTATCTCATCCAGCTTGATGTTTTCAAATTTTTTCGAACTAATGTGGTTATTAAAAGTAATTCTTAGCTCTTTTTTATCTTCATCCGTTCCTTCACCAGTAAAAGGTAGTACCGCTACCGTTTTGGGTACATTATCCTTCTTAAATAACCCAACAGCTGTATCAGTGATAGATTTCAGAGTATCAAGAGGATTGGCAGCATAGGATAAATTTAACAATGATACTATGAATATTGCAGATAATATACCCAAAAGTAGCGTTTTCTTCATATATCCACCTATTATTTTTTAATTAAGTATAGCATCCACATATTTCATTATCCTTTGCTCCAGATCATCAGATGGTAGTTTCTTTCTTTTCATTATCATTATGGCATCAACATACTTTTCAATTGAATCCACGATGTTATTATCTTTTTCGAGATCTTTTGCCTGTTTCAAATATTTACCTTCAGAATCTTTAAAGATCTCTTTTGTTTCATCTCTGATTTTTGCTATAGCTTCATTTTGTGCTTTTTTCAAAAGTTCGGCATCGGTTGGTAGTTGAGCCACCTTAAAAGGTATTTTAAAATCACCTATCTCAACCCCCTCACTTGATTCATCTATAGCTTCTTTTTTTATGTCTGCTAAACTTGTATGAATCAATTTACCGTTTACGTCGACTATTCGGTAGCTTACACTCAAAACGGCCACCTTTTTGAAATATTTGACATTATATTTTACATCTTCAAATACTGGCTTTTCGATATACTTCGATGGTGCAGCAGGTATTTCCTGAGATTTCCCCTCTTTTTCCAATTTAGCGGCTAATTTTTCCCAATCCTCATAAGCTGGGTTTAGCACCATATCAACTCTTGTTTTTACCCTCACAGATCTTTTACCTTCCTGAACTGATGACTCCACTTTATAATCCAAAACATCACCCAGTAGGAAATAATCAGCACTTGCTATCTTTAAACCTGAAGGTTTATTTGCAGATTGGGATGCAAGATTCAACTCAAACTCTTTTAAAAGTACATCTGTCGATTCCCTTTCGATTATTTTTAAATCATCTTTTAGCTCGTTATACAAACTCAACATGATATTGGATGTAAAAAGACCACCAGCTTCTGGTGCACTTTTTGGGCTTTTAAAAGGTATTATAGCAAGACTCTTTATCGCCCTTGCTAATATCTTTTCTTCGAGCTTTTTCATATTTTCTTTTAAGTCTGGATAAGCCGGATTAAGATTAAACAATAATTTGTAATATAAATAAGTCAACCCTAATTTCTCTCCATCTTCAGCTTTTTTAGCTTTAAGGTAAAGATTGTCATAGTATCTGTTTAAATCCTTTTTAGGTATCTTGACTAAGCCTCTTTTTTCAACAGGTATCTTAAGCATTAAGTCGAATCCCTTTTTGAAATTGTCATACGCCTGCCATACAAAATCCTGCTGCGCATAATCTATCCCAAGCTGAAAATAAAGCTCCGAAAACTCAGCAATGGCTTTATTATAAAGCTCTTTAACTCTGTTTTCATCATCAGGATATTCCATAGCCATATTGTAATATTTTACTGCTAGATCTAGCTTTTTCTGTTTTTTGGCTTCTTCTGCCCTTTTGAGGTAATAATCAGCTGTATCTTTCTGCAAAGCTTCATCTTTTAGACTTGAGATGTTTTGGTAGTCTTTGTCTATTTCATACACCTGGTCAATGAGGGGGCGTGCTTTTCTCCATTCATCCAGTTCAACTAATTTTAAAATTTCTGGATACATAGCACCAATTGCTGCATTCTTATATTCATTTATCTTAATCTCAAAGATTGACTGATCAAGATAAGAATTCTCTTTTAATAAACTTATCGCTTTGCTGTACTCTTTGTTTTTCAAAAACTGCTCAGCCTGAGCGAATACAGACTCTTTTTTATTAATCGATAATTTTTTCTCATTTGCTATCTGTGCAGCAAGTTTATTAACCTCTTCTGTATCTATATTGTATTCATAAAGTTTCTTTATATCTTCTTCAAATTTCATCACAATTGGAATAGGTATTAAAGGCATTTTTGATTTAATAGAAGTTATATCGCTATTAATTTTTTTAAATTTACTATCAAATAGCAGTCTGCTTATTTTGTTGTACTCCTGACAATATTCTTTGTTTTCTGGAACTTTCTGACAGAGATCTTTGTAGATCGAATAAGCTTCCTCTAACCTGTTCTGACTTACTAAGTTCTTGGCATTCTCAAAACTCTCCTTAAAAGGGTCTGGAGCACATGAAAAAAGAAATAATAATACGGCTAAAACTAATAATGCTCTAAAAATCATACTACACCTCCACTTAAAAATTATACAGTATTTTTTCAAAAAAACAACTTTTTTTCTACCCTTTTTAAAAAAGCATTCTAATTTTGCATATTGACAAGCAAATTATTTTTTTGTAATCTTCACAAGTGTTGCCGGAGTGGTGGAATTGGTAGACGCGCCGGACTCAAAATCCGGTGGGCTAATCACCCGTGGGGGTTCGAGTCCCCCCTCCGGCACTTTTTAGTTATTCATTTAAAAACCTTATAGCTCTTTCAGCTCTATTAATTCGTCTTTCTTTATAAATTCTAAAATCTCTCTTACAGATTTGAATGCAGAGTCCCTATCTTTGGCCTCAACTGCTAAAAATAAAATAGGATCATTTTTATTCAGTGTACCTAACGAATGATAAATATGCAGTTTATTTAAGTTGTAGGTATTAAAAATATCATCAGCCTTGTTTTGTAGAATTTTTTGAGCATTATCATCTTTTAATGTCAATTCAATTTTAGAGTAGTTTTCAAAATATTTTCCTGGAAACTTGGCTTTGCCGTGATGTATCAGAATTGTTCCGGTGGAATCATCTAATTCATTGTAAAATTCTTCGTAAACCTTATCAATTGATATTCTACCATTTACTATCTTTACTTTGACTTTTTCAAATCCCATTTTTTACTCCAACATCACAAAAATCTTCTAAGTACATAAGGCAGTATACCTCCGTTGGCATAATATTCCACCTCCACTTCCGTATCAAGTCTTAAAGTCACAAAAAATTCTCTCTTTTCCCCATCTGGCTTTGATAATTCAATTCTGATATCTTTCCTGGGGGATAGATTTTCTAAACCAAAGATACTTACAACCTCATCACCTTTAATTTCATACTTTGCCCAACTTTCTCCTTCTTTGAATTGTAATGGCAAAATACCCATACCTACAAGATTACTTTTGTGTATTCTTTCAAATGATTCAGCAATAACTGCTTTTATACCCAGAAGTGAGGTCCCTTTTGCGGCCCAATCCCTTGATGAACCGGTACCGTATTCCTTACCAGCAAATACGACTAAAGGGGTATTTTCCATCTGATATTTCATTGCAGCATCGAAAATGAACATCTCTTCATTTTCCGGGTATTTTACTGTAAAAGAACCTTCTCTATTCACCATCTTATTTTTAATCCTTATATTACCAAAAGTACCCCTAATCATAACCTCATGATTACCTCTTCTGGATCCGTAAGAATTAAAATCATCCTCCTTAACTCCTTTTGAAATAAGATATTTACCTGCTGGATAATCTGGATCGATCTCTCCAGCGGGTGATATATGATCTGTCGTTATAGAATCGCCAAGTAACAGGAGAA is part of the Calditerrivibrio nitroreducens DSM 19672 genome and harbors:
- the purQ gene encoding phosphoribosylformylglycinamidine synthase subunit PurQ, whose amino-acid sequence is MKAGVVVFPGSNCDHDCYYVLKEIVGFDTSFIWHKDKKLKKYDLIVLPGGFSFGDYLRCGAIASKSPIMDSIIDFAENGGLVIGICNGFQILTESGLLPGALIRNRNLKFICKYVNITVEYINSPFTSYYTTGEVLKIPIAHAEGNYYIDEKGLEELKDNNQILFRYCSESGVVDDESNPNGSVYNIAGIVNKKGNVLGMMPHPERAAEQVLGSVDGIHIFTSVKNFLQKGVI
- the purS gene encoding phosphoribosylformylglycinamidine synthase subunit PurS, producing MKAIVTVKLKDVVLDPQGQAVLGSLSKLGYDFVKDVRVGKVIEIEFDKVRKYDDKIKELTEKLLVNPIIEEYTINYVSEK
- a CDS encoding leucyl aminopeptidase family protein → MIKIIFQKSKEVKNYIIPLIKEGYSQNINGKLNKAILNILQSEQFEGGEVKKYSIFNNNRLENIFIVSLPEKVDSNSTFLELGHKVMKHIDKKEIDSIFLSPIEGRNSNSFNKTELFLEGMLFGYYNFDIYKSKRDEKKELIVYMDDRVKLKNYFNTEKIGEINALYKSIFLARDLINMPPNELTPQRFCEIATTELNKNLKIKIFDEFEIKDSGMNLLYTVGKGSENRPRFLVIEYSGDERVNKKYAFVGKGITFDSGGTNLKPTGSIETMKSDMSGAANILALAKVVSESGLKLNATFYIPLAENTIGQTAYRPGDIIKSYSGKTVEILNTDAEGRLILADAISFAVKEKPDIIIDMATLTGACVVALGSDIAGCFSNNDNIYEEVYSFFRENGEHIVRLPLHKNYRERLKSKNADLQNISKKRTEAGAIMGALFLENFVEDTPWIHFDIAGTAFMEDNHPVYGEGGSGFGIRSLYRFLKSKEIM
- a CDS encoding molybdenum cofactor biosynthesis protein MoaE; this translates as MGFEKVKVKIVNGRISIDKVYEEFYNELDDSTGTILIHHGKAKFPGKYFENYSKIELTLKDDNAQKILQNKADDIFNTYNLNKLHIYHSLGTLNKNDPILFLAVEAKDRDSAFKSVREILEFIKKDELIELKEL